In Tissierellales bacterium, a single window of DNA contains:
- a CDS encoding ion channel, with translation MKKKYYKQMDKRIDGEIKKARADRIKFFNIQEERLKSSKEEYKDSLSFEKRCENNLSYEKKYSEFKHNSYNFVLFKDTKWGKTAAMSEEHYIEVREKSFFYVDFTNCEFTNIIFNGCHFIGCRFEKCTTNSGKVIFQNCCLRDHEMEYNGTTHQNTQISTEFCNCSMLQIDIRNSLADGLIFDSCTIMLSTMKENEMPNIIFNNCGFYGLTIEDCKLNGAQIKGTTNYELIFLKSILDGEVDTDVYISKLSLKGYRKRIKDEYKRQMESSSLDLMKENEFIRDKYSEVAKLFYTISAVLKISNFNDDYSREYSYMHNKYLMMTKRDFWDKSVLFLGWILFGFGERMSRFVFWASGYVLIFTIIYMFTGIKNSSGEVIKYVLEGGTPVPVSEIINDFFECMHFSIITFSTVGYGNITPYGWSLLVSAVQIISGVALVALFTSVIVKKFLR, from the coding sequence ATGAAAAAGAAATACTATAAGCAAATGGATAAAAGGATAGATGGTGAAATTAAGAAAGCAAGAGCGGATAGGATTAAGTTCTTTAATATCCAAGAAGAACGGCTCAAATCAAGTAAAGAAGAATACAAGGACTCGTTATCATTTGAAAAGAGATGTGAAAACAACCTATCCTATGAAAAGAAGTACTCAGAGTTTAAACATAATTCATATAATTTTGTATTATTTAAGGATACAAAGTGGGGTAAAACTGCTGCGATGAGTGAGGAGCATTACATAGAAGTACGTGAGAAAAGTTTTTTTTATGTGGACTTTACCAACTGTGAGTTTACGAATATCATTTTTAATGGTTGCCACTTTATAGGTTGTAGGTTTGAAAAGTGTACAACAAATAGTGGTAAAGTGATTTTTCAGAACTGTTGTCTAAGGGATCATGAAATGGAGTACAATGGTACTACTCATCAGAACACTCAAATATCGACCGAATTTTGTAACTGTAGTATGTTACAAATAGATATACGTAATTCTCTTGCTGATGGTCTTATATTTGATTCATGTACCATCATGCTCAGCACAATGAAAGAAAACGAGATGCCAAATATAATATTTAACAATTGTGGCTTTTATGGACTCACTATAGAAGATTGTAAATTGAATGGTGCACAGATTAAAGGCACTACTAATTATGAACTAATATTTCTAAAATCAATACTTGATGGAGAAGTTGACACTGATGTTTATATAAGCAAGTTAAGTTTGAAAGGTTACAGGAAGAGGATTAAGGATGAGTATAAAAGACAGATGGAGTCAAGTTCATTGGATTTAATGAAAGAGAATGAGTTTATTAGAGATAAATACAGTGAAGTTGCAAAGCTATTTTATACAATTTCTGCTGTATTAAAAATTAGTAATTTCAATGATGACTATTCACGAGAATATTCATACATGCATAACAAGTATTTAATGATGACGAAACGTGATTTCTGGGATAAAAGTGTTCTTTTTTTAGGGTGGATACTATTTGGTTTTGGTGAAAGGATGAGCAGATTTGTATTTTGGGCATCTGGGTATGTTCTGATTTTCACCATAATATATATGTTTACCGGTATAAAAAATTCATCTGGTGAGGTTATTAAGTATGTATTAGAAGGTGGTACACCTGTACCAGTTAGTGAAATTATCAATGATTTTTTTGAATGTATGCACTTTAGTATTATT
- a CDS encoding RNA helicase domain-containing protein, translating to MGQVARNALKGYTFQHYIFTLFVAKMDVERKIKKIESETIISGNFDDLYIEANENYRIQVKNYPSTTLDDIVITRDSVRIKGNSNDYNQEENNIVIINTDQIDTDSEFMGFPARKVNGIVIIPLTPIDIQDLLDEMFSTESREVQIIQFAFSMVTSSKFVINEEELPKVIRMSLDLSERTILIREPLDKVKKGILWICGKPGVGKSHYVEELIQKYNDAIVYRFWTGSQDERLMKRLQFDAFLDDVALGVFNSPRSYTIDELIQEIIRQEKILIIDGLDHVENYNPKELQLFIDFIDSLEEARMVVLSRPLLAKVSWKLTELINWSFDETALYLAMAYNICEYRVVKKIYEVTDGYPIITYFIAEHYIKHKVINIALEIEDINQYYDILIEKVNPKSLLSIFATNNSFFTESELSTILEESFVVDAIMDFIEVHPYLFKRTLNRISLIHDSFNTYLRHQLESYPELEGKVNQFVQNSLLSGEVNFMSRLSSFELSEDFYKKLLWMYSEVDNFSALLERTFDYNSITSFYGQLQKLLEKREGVLDLYQYYSFVLVYQMANRNDLIGYDGLVYQILVYMNNHVTIEEEIFSSGVLWNTYILLKLQDEASYKRYLADSMYDSNQINKLYETLNDEQSYFDKRKNKPNYKETLEKLQDNDIFGFDKQDILIRHMVQVWINQDQENIYFKILDEYLNNDESIATYQLRKIVEENGIEGRWSARMLASVKYQLNELGELGEKNFFYGKTLDGIIREYAPNGSFEAVGYAQSFIRLANHEKRHIDIYSVNRVWAMYYNRKDYSVYTLDSALRVFEKFGFLEELKSIDILRTVMNQSEKGIRHLLRNYIDMKDESLIHKLDQIGTFDDSDFPLDIFDLIPEKINCLDIKHIDRRISELLSYHNYGENIEYHEIRNALHSKYCSRVLDAIDYFDYKIYGAIEDKGIEELITYKGIEILKEAKEEKRKYIPFEHGCIHEADIEYIHDNNIGYLEVSRYTDGWYSCLPFIDLYSYYNLDDIKKSYLEILHNAMFAIVSDREYIGNWYLLIGNIPQFLNQYELEIDWHRMYEIMKWFLRESLIYDIEDNE from the coding sequence TGATTTATATATTGAGGCTAATGAGAATTATAGAATTCAAGTAAAAAATTACCCTAGTACTACATTGGATGACATTGTTATAACCAGAGACAGTGTTCGAATCAAAGGAAACTCTAATGACTACAATCAAGAAGAGAATAATATTGTAATAATTAATACTGATCAGATTGATACTGATTCAGAGTTCATGGGGTTTCCAGCAAGGAAAGTAAACGGAATTGTGATAATACCACTAACTCCCATTGATATACAAGATCTACTTGATGAAATGTTCAGTACTGAAAGTAGAGAAGTTCAGATAATTCAGTTCGCATTTTCTATGGTAACTTCTTCAAAATTTGTAATAAATGAAGAAGAACTTCCAAAAGTGATTAGAATGTCTTTAGACTTAAGTGAAAGAACAATCTTAATACGAGAACCATTAGATAAAGTGAAAAAGGGAATTTTATGGATATGTGGCAAGCCTGGCGTAGGTAAGAGTCATTATGTTGAAGAGTTGATTCAAAAGTATAATGATGCAATAGTATATAGATTTTGGACTGGGTCTCAAGATGAACGACTTATGAAACGATTGCAATTTGATGCATTTTTAGATGATGTGGCACTAGGAGTTTTCAATTCTCCAAGGAGTTACACTATTGATGAATTGATTCAAGAGATTATCAGACAAGAGAAAATATTAATTATTGATGGTCTTGATCATGTTGAAAATTATAATCCGAAAGAACTTCAATTATTCATAGACTTTATTGATTCATTGGAAGAGGCTCGTATGGTCGTTTTGTCAAGACCACTTTTAGCCAAGGTTAGTTGGAAATTGACGGAATTGATAAATTGGAGTTTTGACGAAACTGCATTATATTTGGCTATGGCTTACAACATCTGTGAATACAGAGTTGTTAAGAAAATCTATGAAGTTACTGATGGTTATCCGATAATCACTTACTTTATTGCTGAACATTACATAAAGCATAAAGTGATCAATATTGCGCTAGAGATTGAAGACATAAATCAATATTATGATATATTGATTGAAAAAGTTAATCCAAAATCGTTATTATCTATTTTTGCAACAAACAATAGTTTCTTTACAGAGTCTGAACTTAGTACTATTCTTGAAGAATCTTTCGTGGTAGATGCAATCATGGATTTTATTGAAGTGCATCCATACTTGTTTAAAAGGACGCTGAATAGGATTTCTTTAATTCATGATAGTTTTAACACATATTTGCGACATCAACTTGAAAGTTATCCAGAATTAGAAGGCAAAGTGAATCAGTTTGTACAGAATAGTTTGTTGAGTGGAGAAGTTAATTTCATGTCAAGATTGTCTTCATTTGAACTTAGTGAAGATTTCTATAAAAAACTATTATGGATGTATAGCGAGGTTGATAATTTTTCAGCCTTACTTGAAAGAACTTTTGATTATAATTCAATAACTTCATTTTACGGCCAGCTACAGAAGTTATTGGAGAAACGAGAAGGAGTACTAGATTTATATCAATATTATTCATTTGTCTTGGTTTATCAAATGGCTAATCGGAATGACTTAATTGGATATGATGGTTTAGTGTATCAGATTCTTGTATATATGAATAATCATGTAACTATAGAGGAAGAAATATTTAGTTCGGGTGTTTTATGGAATACTTACATCCTTTTAAAGTTGCAAGATGAAGCATCGTATAAAAGGTATTTGGCAGATAGCATGTATGATTCTAATCAAATTAATAAACTATATGAGACATTAAATGATGAACAATCTTACTTTGATAAAAGGAAAAACAAGCCAAACTACAAAGAAACATTAGAAAAGTTACAAGATAATGATATATTCGGATTTGATAAGCAAGATATCTTAATAAGACATATGGTTCAAGTCTGGATTAATCAAGACCAAGAGAATATCTATTTCAAAATATTGGATGAATACTTGAATAATGATGAAAGCATAGCAACATACCAATTAAGGAAAATCGTCGAAGAGAATGGTATTGAAGGTAGATGGTCAGCCAGAATGTTGGCATCAGTTAAATACCAACTAAATGAACTAGGTGAATTAGGAGAGAAGAATTTCTTTTATGGTAAAACTCTTGACGGTATTATAAGGGAATATGCTCCAAATGGATCTTTTGAAGCAGTAGGGTATGCGCAATCCTTTATAAGGTTAGCAAATCATGAGAAGAGACATATTGATATTTATTCAGTTAATCGAGTGTGGGCAATGTACTATAATCGAAAAGATTACAGTGTATATACTTTGGATAGTGCATTAAGGGTGTTTGAGAAATTTGGTTTTTTAGAAGAATTAAAATCGATTGATATACTAAGAACAGTTATGAATCAAAGTGAAAAAGGGATTAGACATCTACTTAGAAACTATATAGATATGAAAGATGAATCACTAATACATAAATTAGATCAAATTGGCACATTTGATGATAGTGATTTTCCGTTAGATATATTCGATTTAATACCTGAGAAAATAAATTGCCTTGATATTAAACACATTGATCGAAGAATATCTGAACTGCTCTCATACCATAATTATGGTGAAAACATTGAGTATCATGAAATAAGAAATGCATTACATAGTAAATACTGTAGTCGCGTTCTCGATGCCATAGATTACTTTGACTACAAAATATATGGGGCGATTGAGGATAAAGGTATTGAAGAATTGATCACATATAAGGGAATAGAAATCTTAAAAGAAGCAAAAGAAGAAAAAAGAAAATATATTCCATTTGAGCATGGGTGTATTCATGAAGCAGACATAGAGTATATTCATGATAATAATATTGGATATCTTGAAGTATCGAGATATACTGATGGATGGTATTCTTGTTTACCTTTCATTGACTTATATTCTTACTATAACCTAGATGATATCAAAAAGTCATACTTAGAAATATTACATAATGCAATGTTTGCGATAGTATCTGATAGAGAGTACATTGGTAATTGGTATTTATTGATTGGGAATATACCACAATTTCTTAATCAGTATGAACTAGAAATTGACTGGCATAGAATGTATGAAATAATGAAATGGTTTTTAAGAGAATCACTGATATATGACATAGAAGATAATGAGTAA